In Kordia antarctica, the following proteins share a genomic window:
- a CDS encoding beta strand repeat-containing protein, whose amino-acid sequence MKTKVFFLFLFVSLTTYANTSTTNLESEYWFACLPENVSVYNIAPNAAEVSWTSTSTDTTVRYVQFGFPFSLGTDITNISGNTQTITGLNTNTSYDVYVQGNCNGTQSAWTLATNFTTLSGSIIYVNHAASGTDDGTTWSNAFLNLEDALAIATGNDQVWVAQGTYVPTTANANSRKATFNVLTGTKVYGGFNATETSVSERDVEANLTILSGDLNGDDNDVITDTEATRQDNAHHVVSLRRDISDVLIDGFTISGGNANGGTVTWGSVLTQFSDSKGAAIYLNPVVTGEDVTATVQNCILEKNSATNNSVFAGFGPLNAATWSRDFTGNFTNCIIKNNYSLNSSAFQYHGSTGQGYNAYGTITNSLFYNNTSVNGSSCLSLVASTTNGGNTSGMNVSVINSTFANNIGVTGSVVEMAQASNSRIRNSIIHANGSTTPFTITTSGSVISNSIVEGGQQSATDVDPLFANSAANQFFLQTGSPAIDTGMNSYISSTIIYDLNARARYVNSIIDMGAFEYGNLDCSGTPSNVIGTNVSFTSIDLSWTAGGDESVWDILYVESGQPISSGTAIYSVSNPFTISGLTPNTAYDIVIVASCISSQGGGAASYTFTTVDPTLYVDKDASGTNDGSSWTNAFTKLEDALLLASNLRPIWVADGNYIPSTADTDTRKATFSILNDTKIYGGFNGTETTVTARNPKANITLLSGDLNGDDNATILDTETTRQDNSYHVVSIRGNAQNIVVDGFTITSGNANGTANNSCSTPAIDQSYDLRGGAIYVNPYVSGSSLTAQFKNCILQNNSGISVAVYSAFTPCGVSNLTHDVDFESCIIRDNYSQDLAAMLFSGAQQYNLYAKGSIVNSLFYNNTSANNSSCLYLGASAGGNATALEFEMINSTLSNNVGVNDNVITMIQASNSTIENSIIYGNGSGTGFPIAITTSFSVVNNSIVELGMIGGANSDPLFMDALNNDYTLQASSPAINAGSNASLPVTIVEDLNGNTRTVDTTVDMGAFEYDVNLNLVISPKIYLQGAALSPNTGEETLMRDDLRVTNLIATTSPYADGATCNTTVFAVTGTNAIVDWVWVELRDATTNTTIVDSQSALVQRDGDVVGVDGISSLVFNKTIGNYYIVIKHRNHLGIMTNNTISLSGTTTVVDFTVANNQITFGSNSQTTFGMPSGVVAMWAGNVNGDDIVQYSGTTPDAPSVLSEVLNASGNFLNFPTYLLDGYNAHDINMDSNTQYTGTTPDTPFILQNVLAHPGNFLNFSTYQIQEQLPEN is encoded by the coding sequence ATGAAGACAAAAGTATTTTTCTTATTTCTTTTTGTAAGTTTAACTACTTACGCAAATACTTCAACTACAAATTTAGAAAGCGAATATTGGTTTGCCTGCTTGCCAGAAAATGTTTCTGTATATAACATTGCTCCAAACGCAGCAGAGGTATCTTGGACATCTACTTCAACAGATACAACAGTACGATATGTGCAATTTGGATTCCCTTTTTCTTTAGGGACAGACATCACTAACATTTCAGGAAACACACAAACGATAACAGGATTAAACACGAATACATCTTATGATGTGTATGTACAAGGGAATTGTAATGGTACTCAATCTGCTTGGACTTTAGCAACAAATTTCACCACATTAAGTGGAAGTATTATTTATGTGAATCATGCGGCTTCAGGAACAGATGATGGTACAACTTGGAGTAATGCTTTTTTAAATTTGGAAGACGCTCTAGCGATTGCTACAGGAAATGATCAAGTTTGGGTAGCTCAAGGAACTTATGTTCCAACTACAGCAAATGCAAATTCTAGAAAGGCAACTTTTAATGTATTAACAGGAACGAAAGTTTATGGAGGATTTAATGCTACTGAAACTAGTGTTTCTGAAAGAGATGTTGAAGCAAACCTTACAATACTAAGCGGAGATTTAAATGGAGATGATAATGATGTTATTACCGATACGGAAGCTACTCGACAAGACAATGCTCATCATGTTGTGAGTTTGAGAAGAGATATTAGTGATGTGTTAATTGATGGATTTACAATTTCTGGAGGAAATGCTAACGGAGGTACAGTAACTTGGGGATCTGTTCTTACACAATTTTCAGATTCAAAAGGAGCAGCCATTTATTTAAACCCAGTTGTAACAGGAGAAGATGTAACAGCAACGGTTCAAAATTGTATTTTAGAAAAAAATTCAGCAACAAATAATAGTGTTTTTGCAGGTTTTGGCCCCTTAAACGCCGCGACTTGGAGTAGAGACTTTACTGGGAATTTTACAAACTGTATAATTAAAAATAATTACTCTTTAAATTCTTCAGCGTTTCAATATCACGGATCTACAGGTCAAGGATATAATGCTTATGGAACAATAACGAACAGCTTATTTTATAATAATACATCTGTAAATGGTTCATCTTGTTTGTCATTAGTTGCAAGTACAACGAATGGTGGAAATACTTCTGGAATGAATGTTAGTGTCATTAATTCAACTTTTGCAAATAACATAGGTGTTACTGGAAGTGTTGTTGAAATGGCTCAAGCATCAAACAGTAGAATAAGAAATTCTATTATTCATGCTAATGGAAGTACAACACCATTTACAATTACAACTTCTGGCTCTGTAATATCTAATAGTATTGTAGAAGGTGGGCAACAAAGCGCAACAGATGTAGATCCGTTATTTGCTAATTCGGCAGCGAATCAATTTTTTTTACAAACGGGATCTCCAGCTATAGATACAGGTATGAACAGTTACATTTCTAGTACTATTATTTACGATTTAAATGCTAGAGCTCGATATGTGAATTCTATAATTGATATGGGAGCTTTTGAATATGGAAATTTAGATTGTAGTGGTACTCCATCAAATGTTATCGGAACGAATGTTTCATTTACCTCAATAGACCTTAGTTGGACAGCTGGCGGTGATGAATCTGTTTGGGATATTTTATATGTAGAATCGGGTCAACCAATTTCATCAGGAACAGCAATTTATAGTGTTAGTAATCCTTTTACAATTTCAGGATTAACTCCTAATACTGCTTATGATATTGTTATAGTTGCTTCTTGTATTTCTTCGCAAGGTGGAGGAGCTGCATCATATACCTTTACAACTGTAGACCCAACGTTATATGTTGATAAAGATGCATCGGGAACCAATGATGGTTCTTCTTGGACGAATGCCTTTACAAAACTAGAAGATGCACTTCTTTTAGCAAGCAATTTAAGACCTATATGGGTAGCAGATGGTAATTATATTCCAAGTACTGCCGATACAGATACAAGAAAAGCAACCTTTTCGATTTTAAATGATACAAAAATTTATGGCGGATTTAATGGAACAGAAACGACTGTTACAGCAAGAAATCCAAAAGCGAATATTACACTATTATCTGGTGATTTAAATGGAGATGATAATGCTACTATTCTTGATACAGAAACAACAAGGCAAGATAATTCATATCATGTTGTCTCCATTAGAGGGAATGCCCAAAATATAGTAGTTGATGGTTTTACAATAACAAGTGGGAATGCAAACGGTACTGCAAATAATAGTTGTTCAACTCCAGCAATAGACCAATCTTATGATTTAAGAGGAGGAGCCATTTATGTTAATCCATATGTTTCTGGTAGTAGCCTAACAGCTCAATTCAAAAATTGTATACTTCAAAACAATTCAGGTATTAGTGTTGCTGTATATTCAGCTTTTACACCTTGTGGAGTTTCAAACTTAACTCATGATGTAGATTTTGAATCGTGTATAATTAGAGATAATTATTCTCAAGATTTAGCTGCAATGTTGTTTTCGGGAGCTCAACAGTACAATCTTTATGCAAAAGGATCTATCGTAAATAGTTTGTTTTACAACAATACTTCTGCTAACAATTCATCTTGTTTATATTTAGGTGCTAGCGCAGGAGGAAATGCTACAGCCTTAGAATTTGAAATGATCAACTCAACATTGTCTAATAATGTAGGAGTTAATGATAATGTTATAACGATGATTCAGGCTTCAAATAGTACTATTGAAAATAGTATTATTTATGGAAATGGATCTGGTACAGGTTTTCCTATCGCAATTACAACATCTTTTTCTGTGGTAAACAATAGTATTGTTGAACTTGGAATGATAGGAGGAGCTAATAGTGATCCATTATTTATGGATGCCTTAAATAACGATTATACATTACAAGCAAGTTCGCCAGCTATAAACGCAGGAAGTAATGCTTCTTTACCAGTTACTATAGTTGAAGATTTAAACGGAAATACACGTACAGTAGATACTACGGTAGATATGGGAGCGTTTGAATATGATGTAAACTTAAATTTAGTTATTAGTCCAAAAATATATTTGCAAGGAGCTGCTTTAAGCCCTAATACAGGAGAAGAAACTTTAATGCGAGATGATTTGCGTGTAACTAATTTAATTGCTACAACATCTCCTTATGCAGATGGCGCAACGTGTAATACCACTGTTTTTGCAGTAACAGGAACTAATGCAATTGTAGATTGGGTTTGGGTAGAACTAAGAGACGCTACAACCAATACAACTATTGTAGATTCGCAATCGGCATTAGTACAACGTGATGGTGATGTTGTTGGAGTAGACGGAATTTCATCTTTAGTCTTTAATAAAACAATAGGTAATTATTACATAGTAATTAAGCATAGAAACCATTTAGGTATTATGACAAATAATACAATTAGTTTAAGCGGAACAACTACTGTGGTAGACTTTACGGTTGCAAACAATCAAATCACTTTTGGTAGCAATTCGCAAACTACTTTTGGAATGCCAAGTGGTGTCGTTGCCATGTGGGCAGGAAATGTAAATGGTGATGACATCGTACAATATTCGGGAACTACTCCAGATGCTCCAAGTGTTTTATCGGAAGTATTAAATGCTTCAGGAAACTTCCTTAATTTTCCTACGTATCTTTTAGATGGATACAATGCGCATGACATAAATATGGACAGTAACACACAATACACAGGAACTACACCTGATACACCTTTCATTCTTCAAAATGTATTAGCGCATCCAGGAAACTTTCTAAACTTTAGTACGTATCAAATTCAAGAACAATTACCAGAAAACTAA
- a CDS encoding T9SS type A sorting domain-containing protein: protein MKKIISILSLTVLFTLFSNSVNAQDGYTYTLVDNGNYSYTISAVPNASASNFATSVQSYGFTIILPDGETASITSSLGNGASGTFFNGNDVGEPTIDGYLITETLGSPIALPAPSTGTVSPMVTIQMNTPMAPGTISLLANDSPLATSVTPLKSFMSADMVDDGMAMFTPVVDSVGSGLSGTTSHNFSTLSTIDFEFSKNEIKLYPNPTSGFINIQTNTTVESVAIYNLLGKHVLQTNLKTIDVSRLSEGIYILKITSDQGAQITKRFIKQ from the coding sequence ATGAAAAAAATTATTTCAATACTATCACTTACGGTTCTATTTACTTTATTCTCGAACAGTGTAAATGCTCAAGACGGTTACACATATACATTAGTAGACAACGGAAACTATAGTTATACAATTTCTGCTGTGCCTAATGCAAGTGCTTCTAATTTTGCCACATCTGTACAAAGTTATGGTTTTACCATTATTCTTCCAGATGGTGAAACGGCGAGTATAACATCATCTTTAGGAAATGGAGCTAGTGGCACTTTTTTTAATGGGAATGATGTTGGAGAGCCTACTATTGACGGCTACTTAATTACAGAAACATTAGGAAGTCCTATTGCATTGCCAGCGCCATCAACGGGAACAGTTTCTCCTATGGTTACAATTCAAATGAATACGCCAATGGCTCCAGGGACGATTAGTTTATTGGCAAACGATTCTCCATTAGCTACGTCAGTAACACCTTTAAAAAGTTTTATGTCTGCCGATATGGTAGATGATGGAATGGCAATGTTTACACCAGTTGTAGACTCCGTAGGTTCTGGTTTATCAGGAACGACAAGTCATAATTTTTCAACGTTAAGCACAATTGATTTTGAGTTCAGTAAAAATGAAATCAAACTTTATCCAAATCCAACATCAGGTTTTATTAATATTCAGACGAATACTACTGTAGAAAGTGTTGCGATTTACAACCTATTAGGGAAACACGTTTTACAAACTAATTTAAAAACAATTGATGTTTCACGCCTTTCTGAAGGAATATATATCCTAAAAATTACATCAGATCAAGGCGCACAAATCACCAAGCGTTTCATAAAACAATAA
- a CDS encoding DUF6364 family protein: protein MNTKLTLTIEKEIIERAKNYAKGKNRSLSDIIENYLKMLTKEERKQKSKKLNPIVESLKGSFTMPKDMDYKKELENRLEKKYL from the coding sequence ATGAACACAAAGTTGACACTAACAATAGAAAAAGAAATAATTGAAAGAGCAAAAAACTATGCGAAAGGAAAAAATCGCAGCTTATCAGATATTATCGAAAACTATTTAAAAATGCTTACCAAAGAAGAACGAAAACAAAAAAGTAAAAAGCTCAATCCAATAGTAGAATCCTTAAAAGGTTCTTTTACAATGCCAAAGGATATGGATTATAAAAAAGAACTTGAAAATCGCTTAGAAAAAAAGTATTTATAA
- a CDS encoding type II toxin-antitoxin system VapC family toxin, translating to MDKVLIDTDVLLDFFFDRKPFSAYATEILNLCAEKEIKGYTTPVIISNVYYLLRKTAKHAVIIEKIKQLITIIDIVKMDKNAVLKALNSEFKDFEDALQNFSAIENGHIKIILTRNLKDFKKSELVVLTPETYLKGKS from the coding sequence ATGGATAAAGTTCTCATAGATACAGATGTATTGCTAGATTTCTTTTTTGACAGAAAACCATTCTCGGCATACGCGACAGAAATTCTAAACTTATGCGCTGAAAAAGAAATAAAAGGATATACAACTCCTGTGATAATTTCTAATGTGTATTATTTACTTAGAAAAACAGCAAAACATGCAGTTATAATAGAAAAAATAAAACAACTTATAACTATAATTGATATTGTGAAAATGGATAAGAATGCAGTCCTAAAAGCTTTAAATTCTGAATTTAAAGATTTTGAAGATGCGCTACAAAATTTTTCAGCTATTGAAAATGGACACATAAAAATCATTCTAACAAGAAACCTAAAAGATTTCAAAAAGAGTGAATTGGTTGTTTTAACGCCCGAAACATATTTAAAAGGAAAATCTTAA
- a CDS encoding class I SAM-dependent methyltransferase, translated as MKNLFKYILNTIPRPLLIKLSYWIRPIVTFVLKGKNYTDPIDGKSFRTFLSYGYAINRENALSPSTLSLERHRLLWLYLQNETDFFTKPQKVLHFAPEQAFYKRFRKQKNLEYTTTDLLSPLADVKADICDLPFEDNSFDTILCNHVLEHIPDDTKAMQELYRVLKPGGMAILQIPQDLDREITFEDDTIVDKKERTKIFGQYDHVRVYGLDYFDKLRSIGFRVEEVDYTADLIIEDIDKYCLMEGEIIPVCFK; from the coding sequence GTGAAAAACCTTTTTAAATACATACTAAATACGATTCCAAGACCACTTTTAATTAAGTTGAGTTACTGGATTCGCCCAATTGTTACGTTTGTATTGAAAGGAAAGAACTATACAGATCCGATTGACGGAAAGAGTTTTCGAACGTTTTTGTCGTATGGTTATGCCATCAATCGTGAAAATGCGTTATCGCCAAGCACATTGTCTTTGGAACGTCATCGATTACTTTGGTTGTACTTACAGAACGAAACAGACTTTTTTACAAAACCACAGAAGGTGTTACATTTTGCACCAGAACAAGCTTTTTACAAGCGTTTTAGAAAACAGAAAAACTTAGAGTATACAACTACTGATTTGTTGTCGCCGTTGGCAGATGTGAAAGCTGATATTTGCGATTTACCTTTTGAAGATAATTCGTTTGATACGATTTTATGCAATCATGTGCTGGAACATATTCCTGATGATACGAAAGCGATGCAAGAGTTGTATCGTGTTTTGAAACCTGGCGGAATGGCAATTTTGCAAATTCCACAAGATTTAGATCGCGAAATTACTTTTGAAGATGATACGATTGTAGATAAAAAAGAACGCACAAAAATCTTCGGTCAGTACGATCATGTGCGTGTGTACGGACTTGACTATTTTGATAAGCTACGAAGTATCGGATTTAGAGTTGAAGAAGTAGATTATACAGCAGATCTTATTATTGAAGATATTGACAAGTATTGCTTGATGGAAGGAGAAATTATTCCTGTTTGTTTTAAATAA
- the map gene encoding type I methionyl aminopeptidase, with the protein MIVAKTREEIELMRESALVVSKTLGMLAGEIKPGVTTLHLDKLAEEFIRAQGAIPGFLGLYDFPNTLCVSPNAQVVHGIPNNSPLKEGDIISVDCGAIKNKFYGDHAYSFPVGEVTEEVKKLLEVTKESLYVGIREFKLGNRVGDVGFAIQQYTESHGYGVVRELVGHGLGRKMHEDPEMPNYGKRGRGKKFIEGMVVAIEPMINMGTKNIKQLRDGWTILTRDGKPSAHFEHDVALVNGKPELLSTFKYVYEALGIESDEEAEFRQS; encoded by the coding sequence ATGATAGTAGCAAAAACACGAGAAGAAATTGAATTGATGCGCGAAAGTGCATTAGTCGTTTCCAAGACATTAGGAATGTTAGCTGGCGAAATTAAGCCTGGCGTAACAACGTTACATTTAGATAAACTTGCCGAAGAATTTATTCGTGCCCAAGGTGCAATTCCTGGGTTTTTAGGATTGTATGACTTTCCAAACACATTATGCGTGAGTCCAAATGCACAAGTTGTTCATGGAATTCCAAATAATTCACCTTTAAAAGAAGGCGATATTATTTCGGTAGATTGTGGCGCTATTAAGAATAAATTTTATGGCGATCATGCGTATTCTTTCCCTGTGGGAGAAGTGACTGAGGAAGTGAAAAAACTGTTGGAAGTAACCAAAGAATCTTTGTACGTAGGAATCCGCGAATTTAAACTTGGAAATCGTGTAGGCGATGTTGGTTTTGCAATTCAGCAATATACAGAATCACACGGTTATGGCGTTGTCCGCGAATTGGTTGGTCATGGATTGGGAAGAAAAATGCATGAAGATCCAGAAATGCCAAATTATGGAAAACGTGGTCGTGGAAAGAAATTTATTGAAGGAATGGTCGTTGCGATTGAACCTATGATTAATATGGGAACTAAAAACATAAAACAATTGCGTGATGGCTGGACAATTTTGACGCGTGACGGAAAACCAAGCGCACATTTTGAACACGACGTTGCACTTGTAAATGGAAAGCCCGAATTGCTTTCAACTTTCAAATATGTCTATGAAGCTTTAGGCATTGAAAGTGACGAAGAAGCAGAATTTAGACAATCATAA
- a CDS encoding BT0820 family HAD-type phosphatase — protein MIAKESLLIAIDFDGTIVEDAYPKIGSPKIFAFETLKRLEKDGHRLILWTYRSGKRLKEAVAFCKENGIDFYAVNHSFPEEIFEGKVSRKINADYFIDDRNIGGFLGWGEIYQLLTNETSNVELKKKKGLFSFLRK, from the coding sequence ATGATTGCGAAAGAGAGCTTATTGATTGCCATAGATTTTGATGGAACCATTGTTGAAGATGCGTATCCTAAAATTGGTAGTCCGAAAATCTTTGCTTTTGAAACCTTGAAACGCTTAGAGAAAGATGGACATCGATTGATTTTATGGACCTATAGAAGCGGAAAACGTTTGAAAGAAGCTGTTGCATTTTGTAAAGAAAATGGCATTGATTTTTATGCCGTAAATCATAGTTTTCCCGAAGAAATATTTGAAGGAAAGGTAAGTCGGAAAATCAATGCAGACTATTTTATTGATGATAGAAATATTGGCGGATTTTTGGGTTGGGGCGAAATTTATCAGTTACTCACCAACGAAACGTCAAACGTAGAATTAAAAAAGAAAAAAGGATTGTTTTCCTTTCTAAGAAAATGA
- a CDS encoding thioredoxin family protein gives MKKILYILVIVTFFACKNEKKETVPTTETTATTDKNDSDEMEDEEELPILTGVQTRETISAAPYDSWFAPTYSTYPVDKEITAEIQTLFADITVKIFMGTWCEDSQREVPHFYKILDVMNISKEKVELITLDEEKETPKHLEDGFNITNVPTFIFYRNGKEINRIVESPVDTLEEDILTILSGDDYKHSYAE, from the coding sequence ATGAAAAAAATACTTTATATTCTAGTGATCGTTACTTTTTTCGCATGCAAAAACGAAAAGAAAGAAACTGTTCCAACGACTGAAACTACTGCAACTACAGATAAAAATGATTCAGATGAAATGGAAGACGAAGAAGAATTACCAATTTTGACTGGCGTTCAAACACGTGAAACAATTTCGGCAGCACCTTATGATAGTTGGTTTGCGCCAACATATTCAACATATCCTGTGGATAAAGAAATTACAGCCGAAATACAAACGTTGTTTGCTGATATAACTGTGAAGATTTTTATGGGAACTTGGTGTGAAGATAGTCAGCGGGAAGTTCCACATTTCTACAAGATTTTAGATGTTATGAATATTTCTAAAGAAAAGGTTGAATTGATTACGCTTGATGAAGAAAAGGAAACGCCTAAGCATTTGGAAGATGGTTTTAATATTACCAATGTTCCTACGTTTATATTTTATCGCAACGGAAAAGAAATCAATAGAATTGTGGAGTCGCCAGTAGATACTTTAGAAGAAGATATCTTGACTATTTTATCTGGAGACGACTATAAACATTCGTATGCTGAATAA
- a CDS encoding porin family protein, with amino-acid sequence MKRIVFIITIIFCLQSKAQDVSYGISVGTNVYSLLTDSNVSFNPSGSYSIPEYAGLHVGVYGDYQLNDHFGIVADIAYEKRTINIDPRTKLSYISLSPKLKFDINGSYNQGFYLKSGLRYAILTAAETTTGVDVKEGYKNGAFSLNLGVGTNFSKFLGLELIFDYSLTNAFDADVKSKMFGAYAMLTVDIEKLIHK; translated from the coding sequence ATGAAAAGAATAGTATTTATTATCACAATTATATTTTGCTTGCAGTCTAAGGCTCAAGATGTATCATACGGAATTTCTGTAGGTACAAATGTGTACTCATTACTTACCGACAGCAATGTCTCTTTTAATCCGAGTGGGTCTTATTCTATACCAGAATATGCTGGACTACACGTTGGAGTTTATGGAGATTATCAATTAAATGACCATTTTGGTATTGTGGCAGATATTGCATATGAGAAACGAACTATAAACATTGACCCAAGAACAAAATTGAGCTACATCAGTCTGAGCCCAAAATTAAAATTTGACATCAACGGAAGTTACAATCAAGGCTTTTATCTAAAGTCAGGTTTGCGCTATGCTATTCTCACAGCAGCAGAAACCACTACAGGAGTAGATGTAAAAGAAGGATATAAAAATGGTGCTTTTAGCTTAAATTTAGGAGTTGGAACTAACTTTTCTAAGTTTTTAGGTTTGGAATTGATTTTCGACTATTCACTTACCAATGCTTTTGATGCTGATGTAAAATCAAAAATGTTTGGAGCATACGCAATGCTGACAGTAGATATTGAAAAATTAATACATAAATAA